The genome window CTCTTAAATAATATTTAGAGTTAAATAAATCTAAATCAGCTTCCCTCATATTACCATTTTGTATAAAATGATCAGTCTTGTATTGACCACTTATAATATCATATATATCACAAACTACTGCGTTGGCAGTTGGTTTTTTACCTGCTCCTTGACCGTAAAATTGAAGTTGACCTATTGTATCTCCCACTATGGATACTATATTAAAGGCACCCTTAACTGTGGCCATAGTAGAGTTTTTGTTAACTAATACAGGTTCCACTGATGCAGAAACCTTATTGCCAGAACTTAAAGCTGAACCTACAAGCTTAACAGAAGCTCCTAATTTTTTAAACATGGAAATGTCTAATGTGTTTATATTTGTAATACCACTACATTTTATACTATCCACATCTATTTGATTGTTAAAGGCGATAGATGCCAGTATTGCTAATTTTCTCTTCACATCAAAACCTTCCACATCATCTGTAGGATCTGCTTCTGCATAACCTAGTTCTTGAGCTAACTTTAAGGCTTCATCAAAACCAAGGCCATCATCAATCATTTTAGTTAGGATAAAATTAGTAGTACCATTTAGGATACCCTTAATTTCACTTATGTTATTAATTCTTACATTTTGTTTAAGAGGTTTTATTATAGGTATTCCACCTGCAACACTTGCTTCAAATAGAAATCCCTTTTCGTATTTGTTAGATAAAAATAAAAATTCATCCATATATTTTGCAACTACTGCTTTATTTGCAGTAACCACATGTTTATTGTTTTTAAAAGCTTCACAAATGTATTCATGAGCCTTATCTATTCCTCCAATTACTTCAACCACTATGTGAATATTATCATCATGAAGTATATCATAAGGGTTGGTTGTTAAAATATCCTTTGGAAGTTCTACTTGTCTCTTCTTATTTATATCATTAACTAATATTTTCTTAACAGAAATATCTTTCCCCAATAGTTTCTTTAAATTATTTTCTTCATTATTTAATATTTCATACACTCCAGACCCAACAGTTCCAAGCCCTAGAAGACCTACATTTATCATTTAAAACCACCCTTTCGATGTTCGTGAATAAAAA of Anaeromicrobium sediminis contains these proteins:
- a CDS encoding homoserine dehydrogenase, with the protein product MINVGLLGLGTVGSGVYEILNNEENNLKKLLGKDISVKKILVNDINKKRQVELPKDILTTNPYDILHDDNIHIVVEVIGGIDKAHEYICEAFKNNKHVVTANKAVVAKYMDEFLFLSNKYEKGFLFEASVAGGIPIIKPLKQNVRINNISEIKGILNGTTNFILTKMIDDGLGFDEALKLAQELGYAEADPTDDVEGFDVKRKLAILASIAFNNQIDVDSIKCSGITNINTLDISMFKKLGASVKLVGSALSSGNKVSASVEPVLVNKNSTMATVKGAFNIVSIVGDTIGQLQFYGQGAGKKPTANAVVCDIYDIISGQYKTDHFIQNGNMREADLDLFNSKYYLRVNTKNISRVLGMLDKNHIQKFTIMSMKNNLVLITDNTSAKSIEIISSQLNTIGDDFSIVRLEDDLNTNALCIGI